One window from the genome of Paenibacillus azoreducens encodes:
- a CDS encoding glucose-1-phosphate adenylyltransferase, with protein MNKKECIAMLLAGGEGRRLAPLTTNQAKPAVPFGSRYRIIDFPLSNCVNSGIDTIGILTQFEAESLHTHIGKGEPWGLECNGNSGITLLPSYNTSSATYSGTADAVYKNIEYIDRQQAEHVLILSGDHIYHMDYNKMLLFHKQQGSEATISVMEVPWEEASRFGVMSVDERHRISEFAEKPAEPESNLASMGIYLFKWEYLRRHLLEDAANDSSSHDFGKDLIPKMLAEQNRLFAYRFDGYWKDVGTVNSLWEAHMDLLAADPAWKLHNSEWPMYTRPWRSKLAAHKTKTNSMANCLVSETCFIEGTAHQSVVFCGVEIGKFSEIKDSIVMPNVRIGRNVHIERAIIGEGAIIKDGAFIIGSADEIVVIAPSETVYPKPTIRTQPSRLLQEVYEKTGRLRAEGLSS; from the coding sequence ATGAATAAGAAAGAATGCATCGCCATGTTGCTTGCCGGAGGCGAAGGCCGCAGGCTTGCACCTCTGACAACCAATCAGGCAAAGCCGGCCGTGCCCTTTGGCAGCCGCTACCGCATCATCGATTTTCCACTCAGCAACTGCGTCAATTCAGGGATTGATACCATTGGTATCCTCACGCAGTTCGAGGCTGAATCGCTGCATACACATATCGGAAAAGGCGAACCTTGGGGTCTGGAATGCAACGGGAATAGCGGCATCACTCTCTTGCCTTCTTACAACACAAGCTCAGCGACATATTCGGGAACGGCGGATGCGGTATACAAAAACATCGAATATATCGACAGGCAGCAGGCCGAACACGTGCTTATTCTTTCAGGCGATCATATTTACCATATGGACTATAATAAAATGCTTTTATTTCACAAGCAGCAGGGATCCGAAGCCACGATCTCCGTTATGGAGGTTCCGTGGGAAGAAGCGAGCCGGTTTGGTGTCATGAGCGTGGATGAACGGCACCGGATTTCCGAATTCGCCGAAAAGCCGGCTGAGCCAGAGAGCAATCTGGCTTCAATGGGCATCTACTTATTCAAATGGGAATACCTGCGCCGCCATCTGCTGGAAGATGCCGCCAATGATTCATCCAGCCATGATTTCGGCAAAGATCTGATCCCCAAAATGCTTGCTGAACAAAACCGCTTGTTCGCATACCGTTTCGACGGTTACTGGAAAGATGTCGGCACAGTGAACAGCTTATGGGAGGCTCATATGGATCTGCTTGCCGCAGATCCGGCATGGAAGCTTCATAACAGCGAGTGGCCTATGTATACGCGTCCTTGGCGCAGCAAATTAGCTGCACATAAAACCAAGACAAATTCTATGGCCAACTGCTTGGTCTCCGAGACCTGCTTTATCGAAGGCACCGCCCATCAATCCGTCGTCTTCTGCGGCGTTGAAATCGGAAAATTCTCGGAAATCAAAGACAGCATCGTGATGCCGAATGTAAGAATCGGTCGTAACGTACACATTGAACGGGCGATTATCGGCGAGGGCGCAATCATAAAGGACGGAGCCTTTATCATAGGCAGCGCTGACGAGATCGTGGTCATTGCCCCATCAGAAACCGTCTATCCGAAACCGACTATCCGTACCCAGCCTTCCCGCTTGCTGCAAGAAGTATACGAAAAAACCGGCCGCCTTCGTGCAGAGGGCTTATCCTCATAA
- a CDS encoding HAMP domain-containing sensor histidine kinase, whose translation MIKKGIRRQIVMHYFIVVFLTLLLAEVIFLLAIRSYYYESIYSHITQHIRIMEGYQKFITASDNRRNDLGKLLTNYELKYTELQILNVQGDVLITSSEFQPDISIKTSDISQAQSGNIGRWVGRQPNTGQDVMAVSKMMQTNGQDSYIVRYVTSLEKVNEKLLNVTLVVTAVAAAVLALVLAFSLGLANSIVKPLNTITAASAQMAQGRFNVRIKGNYKYEMGELASTLNYMAQEIVRSNQVKDDFISSISHELRTPLTSIKGWSETINSGGYDPEETKIGMEIITKETERLIGLVEEILDFSKLQQNEMKVAFGRVDLKELLQEIMLNLWTKAEKRSIELRLDSVDKPLVEGDANRLKQVFLNLVDNAIKFSHENSAIDLIVTFEGNNVMVQVHDTGIGISEDHLVRVKDRFFQVDPLNGGTGLGLAISQQLVELHHGILLIQSELGVGTTIVVRLPRLLEEPAVLPEEEQQLPE comes from the coding sequence ATGATCAAGAAAGGCATTCGCCGGCAGATCGTCATGCACTACTTTATCGTCGTGTTTTTGACTTTGCTGCTGGCTGAAGTCATTTTTTTGCTGGCAATACGAAGCTATTATTATGAAAGTATATACAGTCATATCACGCAGCATATCCGGATCATGGAGGGTTACCAGAAGTTTATTACAGCCTCCGACAATCGCAGGAACGATCTTGGCAAATTGCTGACGAACTATGAATTGAAATATACCGAACTGCAAATTCTGAATGTGCAAGGGGATGTGTTGATCACCTCATCGGAATTCCAGCCCGATATATCCATCAAAACGAGCGACATCTCCCAAGCGCAATCAGGCAACATCGGCCGTTGGGTCGGACGTCAGCCGAACACAGGCCAAGATGTCATGGCTGTCTCCAAGATGATGCAGACAAACGGACAGGATTCGTATATTGTCCGATACGTCACTTCGCTTGAGAAAGTGAATGAGAAACTGCTGAACGTGACGCTGGTTGTGACAGCCGTGGCGGCTGCGGTGCTTGCGCTGGTGCTGGCTTTCAGCCTTGGTCTGGCGAACTCGATTGTCAAGCCGCTGAACACGATAACGGCGGCTTCCGCTCAAATGGCTCAAGGCAGGTTTAACGTCAGGATCAAAGGCAATTACAAATACGAAATGGGCGAACTGGCGTCAACACTGAACTATATGGCACAGGAAATTGTACGCAGCAACCAGGTCAAAGATGATTTTATTTCTTCGATTTCCCATGAGCTGCGCACTCCGCTCACCAGTATCAAAGGTTGGAGTGAAACGATTAATTCAGGCGGATACGATCCGGAAGAGACGAAAATCGGGATGGAGATCATCACCAAGGAAACGGAAAGGCTGATCGGCTTGGTAGAGGAAATTTTGGATTTCTCCAAGCTGCAGCAAAACGAGATGAAAGTCGCGTTTGGACGGGTGGATTTGAAGGAATTACTGCAGGAAATTATGCTGAATCTGTGGACCAAAGCAGAGAAGCGTTCCATCGAACTTCGCCTGGATTCGGTTGACAAACCTCTCGTGGAAGGGGACGCCAACCGCCTCAAACAGGTATTTTTGAACCTTGTGGACAATGCGATCAAATTTTCCCATGAGAATTCCGCCATCGATTTGATCGTAACCTTTGAAGGGAATAATGTCATGGTGCAGGTGCATGATACCGGAATTGGCATCAGTGAAGACCATTTGGTCAGAGTCAAAGACCGTTTCTTCCAGGTCGATCCGCTTAATGGCGGCACCGGACTTGGTCTGGCTATTTCGCAGCAGCTTGTAGAGCTGCATCATGGTATTTTGCTGATCCAAAGTGAATTGGGAGTAGGAACTACGATTGTCGTCAGACTGCCGAGATTGCTTGAAGAGCCGGCTGTGCTGCCGGAAGAGGAACAACAGCTCCCTGAATAG
- a CDS encoding amino acid ABC transporter ATP-binding protein, whose product MITVKDLHKSFGKLEILKGVDIEIAKGEVVVVIGPSGSGKSTFLRCLNLLETPTKGEITFEGESITDKKHNINLTREKMGMVFQQFNLFPHKTVLENIMLAPVKVKKMPQSEAEKIALELLRTVGLADKKDAYPSQLSGGQKQRIAIARALAMQPHVMLFDEPTSALDPEMVGEVLEVMKKLAEGGMTMVIVTHEMGFAREVGDRIIFMDGGHIMEEGTPAQVFGNPQNIRTQDFLSKVL is encoded by the coding sequence ATGATCACCGTTAAGGATTTGCATAAATCATTTGGCAAACTTGAAATTTTGAAAGGCGTGGACATCGAAATCGCCAAAGGGGAAGTTGTCGTTGTCATCGGCCCCAGCGGATCGGGGAAAAGTACGTTTCTGCGATGCCTGAATCTGCTTGAGACGCCGACAAAAGGCGAAATCACCTTCGAGGGCGAGTCCATTACGGATAAAAAGCATAACATCAACCTCACGCGTGAAAAAATGGGGATGGTGTTTCAGCAATTCAATTTATTCCCTCATAAAACGGTACTTGAAAATATAATGCTTGCTCCGGTGAAGGTGAAAAAAATGCCGCAGTCTGAAGCCGAAAAAATCGCTTTGGAACTTCTGCGGACCGTTGGCCTTGCCGATAAAAAGGATGCATATCCTTCCCAGCTCTCCGGTGGCCAAAAACAGCGCATAGCCATTGCCCGCGCGCTGGCGATGCAGCCGCATGTGATGCTGTTCGACGAACCGACGTCGGCGCTGGATCCCGAGATGGTAGGGGAAGTGCTGGAAGTGATGAAAAAGCTGGCTGAAGGCGGCATGACCATGGTCATCGTAACCCATGAAATGGGTTTTGCCAGAGAAGTCGGCGACCGGATTATTTTCATGGATGGCGGACACATCATGGAGGAAGGCACGCCGGCGCAGGTGTTTGGGAATCCCCAAAACATCCGTACCCAAGATTTCCTCAGCAAGGTTCTCTAA
- a CDS encoding response regulator transcription factor, translating to MSKVLILEDEDSIRSFTVINLKRNGFEVLEASNGNEALEILLHTPDIDIALLDVMVPGIDGFEVCRRIRETNQRLGIIFLTAKVQEQDKVYALSVGADDHVSKPFSPTELIARIQSLLRRVNIHRETSAKVSFQSGPFTLDLISKQFKKNGLGIELTPTEFSLVQFFLEKENTPLSRDVLLDHVWGKDYMGDPKIVDVNIRRLRQKIEDNPSEPEFLQTVWGHGYKWKGQGQ from the coding sequence GTGAGTAAAGTTTTAATTTTGGAAGACGAAGATTCCATCCGCAGTTTTACCGTCATCAATCTGAAACGCAATGGTTTTGAAGTGCTTGAAGCTTCGAACGGCAATGAAGCGCTTGAGATCCTCCTTCATACGCCGGATATCGATATTGCACTGCTCGACGTTATGGTGCCTGGAATTGACGGCTTTGAGGTATGCCGCCGCATCCGCGAGACGAACCAGCGCCTCGGGATCATTTTCTTGACTGCTAAAGTACAGGAACAGGATAAGGTTTACGCGCTTTCGGTGGGGGCAGACGATCATGTCAGCAAGCCGTTTAGTCCGACCGAGTTGATCGCGCGGATTCAATCGCTTTTACGCCGGGTGAACATTCACCGCGAAACTTCGGCGAAAGTAAGTTTTCAGTCCGGACCGTTTACGCTGGATTTGATCTCCAAGCAGTTCAAGAAAAACGGACTTGGCATCGAGCTTACGCCAACGGAGTTTTCGCTGGTGCAATTTTTCCTCGAAAAAGAAAATACCCCGCTCAGCCGCGATGTTCTGCTGGATCACGTATGGGGCAAGGATTATATGGGAGATCCGAAGATCGTCGACGTGAATATCCGCCGTCTTCGCCAGAAGATAGAGGATAACCCTTCCGAGCCCGAGTTTCTTCAGACCGTTTGGGGTCACGGGTATAAATGGAAGGGTCAGGGACAATGA
- the glgA gene encoding glycogen synthase GlgA: MKVLFAAAEAVPFIKIGGLADVIGALPKALQDSGAEVRVVLPKYLGIPEHFRAQMEHVGELYVPVGWRSQYCGIEKLVHDDITYYFIDNKYYFGRDAVYGYMDDGERFAFLNRAVPQLLQAAGFRPDIIHCHDWHTALIPVLLDAHYRHDPFYQNIRTVFTIHNLLYQGIFPYEVLGELLELDDRYFTMDGLEYYGKVNFLKGGVVYSDHVTTVSPTYAREIQTAHFGYGLEGLLHALGPKLSGIVNGIDTKSYNPAADPHIAFQYGASIAAKRENKVRLQEELQLPISRDVPLIAMVTRMVDSKGLDLVLRVLDEMLTFDDMQFVILGTGDPKYEQWFREAQQRHQQKMSAQIMFDDALSRKIYAASDIFLMPSNFEPCGISQLLALRYGSIPVVRETGGLNDTVHSYNEFTGEGNGFSFTNINAHDMMHTIRRAVSFYHRPEHWNRIVKNALDGDYSWNVSANEYMDIYHRISGGK, from the coding sequence ATGAAGGTATTATTTGCTGCAGCAGAGGCGGTTCCGTTTATAAAAATCGGGGGCCTGGCCGATGTGATCGGCGCATTGCCCAAGGCTTTGCAGGACAGCGGGGCCGAAGTCCGCGTGGTTTTGCCGAAATACCTTGGAATTCCGGAACATTTTCGGGCGCAAATGGAACATGTCGGCGAACTGTATGTTCCGGTAGGCTGGCGAAGCCAATATTGCGGAATCGAAAAGCTGGTGCATGACGATATTACATATTATTTTATAGATAATAAATATTACTTTGGACGAGATGCGGTATACGGTTATATGGATGACGGGGAACGTTTTGCCTTTTTGAACCGGGCGGTACCCCAGCTTTTGCAGGCTGCCGGCTTTCGGCCGGATATCATTCACTGCCATGATTGGCATACGGCGCTGATTCCGGTCCTTCTGGACGCGCATTACAGGCATGACCCCTTTTACCAAAACATTCGGACCGTGTTTACGATCCATAACCTGCTGTATCAAGGCATTTTCCCATACGAAGTGCTTGGGGAACTGCTGGAGCTGGATGACCGGTATTTTACGATGGATGGGTTGGAGTATTACGGAAAAGTCAATTTTTTGAAAGGCGGCGTCGTATATTCAGACCATGTCACAACCGTCAGTCCAACCTATGCAAGGGAAATTCAAACCGCCCATTTCGGTTACGGACTGGAAGGTCTGCTGCATGCGCTGGGACCCAAATTGAGCGGGATCGTAAACGGAATCGACACGAAAAGTTATAACCCGGCTGCGGATCCGCATATCGCTTTCCAGTACGGGGCCAGCATCGCCGCCAAAAGAGAAAATAAAGTGCGCCTGCAGGAAGAACTTCAACTGCCGATATCCCGCGATGTTCCGCTGATTGCGATGGTTACCCGCATGGTCGATTCCAAAGGGCTGGATCTTGTGCTCAGAGTATTGGACGAGATGTTGACCTTTGACGATATGCAGTTTGTCATCCTTGGCACGGGCGACCCCAAATATGAGCAGTGGTTCAGGGAGGCACAGCAGCGCCACCAGCAAAAAATGTCCGCCCAAATCATGTTTGACGATGCGCTGTCCCGCAAAATATATGCAGCCAGCGATATTTTTTTGATGCCGTCGAACTTCGAGCCCTGCGGAATCAGCCAACTGCTTGCGTTAAGATACGGCAGCATCCCCGTTGTCAGGGAAACAGGCGGACTGAACGACACGGTTCATTCGTACAACGAATTTACGGGGGAAGGGAATGGTTTCAGCTTCACGAATATCAATGCCCACGATATGATGCACACGATCCGGCGCGCCGTGTCGTTTTACCATCGGCCCGAGCACTGGAACAGGATCGTGAAAAATGCATTGGACGGGGATTACAGCTGGAATGTTTCAGCGAACGAATATATGGATATTTATCACAGGATTTCAGGCGGAAAATAG
- the glgB gene encoding 1,4-alpha-glucan branching protein GlgB, which produces MAKSKSKAMPGLPATDVDIYLFHEGTSCHSYRILGAHPAVEEGVEGVRFSVWAPHARHVGLASDFNGWNGAQDSLHKIPDSGIWTRFFPGITAGTFYKYDIEGPHRERFLKADPYAFEAELRPATASVVADLNGYNWQDASWQRKKKSITVKPVNIYEVHLGTWRQKKDGSFYSYRELAELLIPYLKKMNYTHVEFMPLAEHPYDLSWGYQCTGYFAVTSRFGSPRDFMYLVDACHQAEIGVIMDWVPAHFTKDAHGLRMFDGTPLFEYADSIKAEKPGWGTLSFDYGKPEVCSFLISNAIFWLEMFHIDGLRVDAVTSMLRLDFEKTEGEYHLNEQGGVENLEAIDFLRQLNAAVFKYFPHTLMMAEESSAWPGVTAPASAGGLGFNYKWNMGWMNDTLDYVGAPFEKRQSKHHHLTFPIAYAYSEQHVLPLSHDEVVHGKKSLLSKMPGDYAQQFAGLRILLGYQMTHPGKKLLFMGGEFGQFIEWRDQHELDWLLLEYESHRMLQMYAADLNRLYLEEKALWELDHKQEGYEWITPHDSAQSVISYLRKGKKVSDTLIIIINFLPCERKNYRIGVPRAGIYVPLFQSEAEKYGGQGVSVQDPIRTDKIRWHEQDYSLELTLPPLSFIVLKRSPAGVKSAHIAKPGPPKQLSNASSRQSGAGSANGKRKTAKSEIGR; this is translated from the coding sequence ATGGCAAAATCAAAGTCAAAAGCTATGCCCGGACTGCCGGCTACAGACGTAGACATTTATTTATTTCATGAAGGAACCTCCTGCCACAGTTACAGAATTTTAGGCGCCCATCCTGCTGTGGAAGAAGGCGTGGAAGGCGTCCGGTTCAGCGTTTGGGCTCCGCATGCCCGGCATGTCGGTTTGGCCTCCGATTTTAACGGTTGGAACGGAGCGCAGGATTCACTACATAAGATACCCGATTCGGGCATTTGGACTCGCTTTTTTCCGGGCATAACAGCAGGTACTTTTTACAAATATGATATCGAGGGGCCGCATAGGGAACGTTTTTTGAAAGCCGATCCGTATGCGTTCGAAGCGGAGCTGCGTCCGGCGACGGCATCGGTAGTAGCCGATCTGAACGGGTATAACTGGCAAGACGCCTCCTGGCAGCGAAAGAAAAAAAGCATAACCGTAAAACCGGTTAATATTTACGAAGTCCACCTCGGAACATGGCGGCAAAAGAAAGACGGTTCTTTTTATTCTTACCGGGAGCTTGCCGAACTACTTATCCCATATCTAAAAAAGATGAATTACACTCATGTGGAATTTATGCCGCTCGCCGAGCATCCATATGATTTATCATGGGGTTATCAATGTACGGGGTATTTTGCCGTTACCAGCCGCTTCGGTTCGCCGCGGGATTTTATGTATCTTGTCGATGCTTGCCATCAGGCGGAGATCGGAGTCATTATGGATTGGGTTCCGGCACATTTTACGAAGGATGCGCACGGCCTGCGCATGTTTGACGGGACGCCCTTATTCGAATATGCAGATTCGATCAAGGCGGAAAAACCAGGCTGGGGGACACTAAGCTTTGACTATGGCAAACCAGAGGTATGTTCGTTCCTCATATCAAACGCGATTTTTTGGCTTGAGATGTTCCACATCGACGGTTTGCGAGTAGACGCGGTCACCAGCATGCTCCGTTTGGATTTTGAGAAAACTGAAGGGGAGTATCATTTAAACGAGCAGGGTGGTGTGGAAAATCTGGAGGCAATCGATTTCTTGCGGCAGCTTAATGCCGCAGTGTTCAAATATTTTCCGCATACGCTGATGATGGCTGAGGAATCCAGTGCATGGCCTGGCGTCACAGCGCCTGCTTCAGCAGGCGGGCTTGGTTTTAATTATAAATGGAACATGGGATGGATGAACGATACGCTGGATTATGTCGGCGCCCCTTTTGAGAAAAGACAGTCGAAGCATCATCACCTTACGTTCCCGATCGCGTATGCCTATTCGGAACAGCATGTCCTTCCACTGAGCCATGATGAGGTTGTACATGGGAAGAAATCGCTATTAAGCAAAATGCCTGGCGATTATGCGCAGCAGTTTGCCGGGTTAAGAATTCTGCTCGGATATCAAATGACGCATCCGGGGAAAAAGCTGCTGTTTATGGGCGGCGAATTTGGACAGTTCATTGAATGGCGCGACCAGCATGAGCTGGATTGGCTGCTGCTGGAGTATGAAAGCCATCGCATGCTGCAAATGTATGCGGCTGACCTGAACCGGTTGTATTTGGAAGAAAAGGCGTTATGGGAACTGGATCATAAACAGGAGGGTTATGAGTGGATCACTCCGCATGATTCTGCGCAAAGCGTCATTTCTTACCTCAGAAAAGGGAAAAAGGTAAGCGACACGCTGATCATTATCATTAACTTTCTGCCGTGCGAACGTAAAAATTATCGCATCGGTGTCCCGCGTGCAGGGATTTATGTCCCTTTGTTTCAGAGCGAGGCTGAAAAATACGGCGGACAGGGCGTTTCGGTTCAAGACCCGATCCGTACGGATAAAATACGTTGGCATGAGCAGGATTACAGTTTGGAACTCACGCTGCCGCCCCTTAGTTTCATTGTTTTAAAGCGCAGCCCAGCCGGCGTAAAAAGCGCCCACATAGCGAAACCGGGGCCGCCTAAACAACTTTCAAATGCATCTTCAAGACAAAGCGGTGCAGGCAGCGCCAATGGAAAAAGGAAGACAGCGAAAAGCGAAATTGGCAGATAA
- a CDS encoding alpha-glycosidase codes for MLLEALYHVPRDKWAYAYDSRTIHLRVRTKKNDVNSVVAMTGDKYDWKSTYFEITMDKAASDEMFDYWEAEVLPKYKRLSYAFRITAGTETTYMLDSGIYHYCPAPTGGYYEFPYIHEIDVITVPEWAQDAIFYQIIPERFANGDPSNDPEVTDPWGGQPKMDNFFGGDLKGVLDHLNDLADLGINAIYFTPLFKSPSNHKYDTVDYKQVDPHFGTNALLKEVVEACHAKGIRVMLDAVFNHCSEQFPPFQDVLKNGEKSKYKDWFHVNKFPARIENGIATYDTFGFYGNMPKFNTANPEVKQYLLDVAEYWIREIKLDGWRLDVANEVDHHFWRDFRTVVKAVNPEAYIVGEVWSDSLSWLSGDQFDSVMNYPFAEKVLEFFNGGMDGATFSNRMSSLLMRYPQQTNEVVFNMLCSHDTPRLLTRVGGDKRKQKLAVVFLFTYMGTPCIFYGDEVGITGDVDPDCRKCMIWEQNKQDRELYDFYKMMIHLRKKNKALREGRFRFLKADPGNPCIIYERANADIHFTVWMNNTGQKQTLSHPMVTTDWRDALSDEQVPPVNGVMNITLDAYGYRILYRKIAK; via the coding sequence ATGCTGCTCGAAGCTTTATATCATGTTCCCCGTGATAAATGGGCTTATGCTTACGATTCGCGCACGATTCACCTGCGTGTACGCACCAAGAAAAACGATGTAAACTCCGTAGTTGCGATGACCGGAGACAAGTATGACTGGAAATCGACTTATTTTGAAATTACGATGGACAAAGCGGCGTCCGATGAAATGTTCGATTACTGGGAAGCCGAGGTCTTGCCCAAATACAAACGTTTATCCTACGCTTTCCGCATTACGGCAGGAACAGAAACAACCTATATGTTGGATAGTGGAATATATCATTATTGTCCCGCTCCGACGGGCGGATATTATGAATTCCCCTACATACATGAGATCGATGTGATTACGGTCCCTGAATGGGCTCAGGATGCGATTTTCTATCAAATTATCCCTGAGCGGTTTGCAAATGGCGACCCAAGCAATGATCCCGAGGTAACGGACCCTTGGGGCGGACAACCGAAAATGGATAATTTTTTTGGCGGCGATCTGAAAGGAGTGCTCGATCATTTAAATGATTTGGCGGATTTGGGTATTAATGCGATCTATTTCACTCCGCTGTTCAAATCCCCTTCCAATCATAAATACGATACCGTTGATTATAAGCAGGTCGATCCTCATTTTGGCACCAATGCTCTTTTAAAAGAAGTCGTCGAAGCCTGCCACGCCAAAGGGATCCGGGTGATGCTTGATGCGGTTTTCAACCACTGCAGCGAACAGTTTCCCCCGTTCCAGGATGTGCTCAAAAACGGCGAAAAATCGAAATATAAGGATTGGTTTCATGTTAACAAATTTCCCGCCCGGATAGAAAACGGCATCGCCACCTACGATACATTCGGTTTTTACGGCAATATGCCGAAATTTAACACGGCCAATCCGGAGGTAAAGCAATATTTGCTGGACGTTGCCGAATACTGGATCAGGGAAATCAAGCTGGACGGCTGGCGCCTTGATGTTGCCAATGAGGTGGATCATCATTTTTGGCGCGATTTCCGCACGGTGGTTAAAGCAGTGAATCCGGAAGCGTATATCGTCGGCGAGGTATGGAGCGATTCTTTATCCTGGCTGTCGGGGGATCAATTCGATTCGGTGATGAATTATCCTTTTGCCGAAAAGGTGCTGGAGTTTTTCAATGGCGGGATGGATGGCGCCACCTTCTCTAACCGCATGAGCTCCCTTCTGATGCGCTATCCGCAGCAAACCAACGAAGTTGTGTTTAACATGCTGTGCAGCCACGATACCCCCAGATTGTTGACCCGGGTTGGAGGCGATAAACGCAAGCAAAAGCTGGCGGTCGTTTTCCTGTTTACCTACATGGGCACACCGTGCATTTTTTATGGCGATGAGGTTGGCATAACCGGCGACGTCGATCCCGACTGCCGCAAATGCATGATATGGGAACAAAATAAGCAGGATCGCGAGCTATATGATTTTTATAAAATGATGATCCATCTCCGCAAAAAAAATAAAGCGCTGCGCGAAGGCAGATTCCGCTTTCTGAAGGCCGATCCGGGCAATCCTTGCATTATCTACGAACGCGCGAATGCCGATATCCACTTTACGGTCTGGATGAACAATACGGGACAAAAACAAACCCTTTCCCACCCGATGGTCACGACCGATTGGCGCGATGCCTTGAGCGATGAGCAGGTTCCGCCAGTTAACGGCGTGATGAATATCACCCTTGACGCATACGGATACCGGATTTTGTACCGTAAAATCGCCAAGTAA
- a CDS encoding amino acid ABC transporter permease yields the protein MNIFQTFWEYRSYFATGIQYTLLLAAIGVICGFILGILISLLRLSRFWLPRFLGTVWVEILRGTPMLVQLFIIHYGLTSFGIKFTPIESGAITLCINSSAYLAEVFRAGIQGIDRGQAEAARSLGMTKGMTMRYIILPQAVKSVLPAIGNEFITIIKESSIVSFIGVTDLMYQARAVTSITYESLKPLLIIAAIYFVMTFTLSKLLGLFERRLNTDDHR from the coding sequence ATGAATATATTTCAAACGTTCTGGGAGTATCGGTCGTATTTTGCGACGGGTATTCAGTATACGCTGCTGCTGGCGGCGATTGGGGTCATTTGCGGCTTTATTCTCGGCATATTGATTTCCCTGCTGCGGCTGTCGCGTTTTTGGCTGCCGCGTTTTTTGGGCACGGTATGGGTGGAAATTTTGCGGGGCACCCCAATGCTCGTGCAGCTTTTTATTATCCATTACGGTTTAACATCGTTTGGCATTAAATTTACCCCGATCGAGTCCGGTGCTATTACGCTTTGCATCAACAGTTCCGCTTATTTGGCGGAGGTGTTCCGTGCAGGGATCCAGGGGATTGACCGGGGACAAGCCGAGGCTGCTCGTTCCTTGGGAATGACGAAAGGCATGACCATGAGATACATCATCCTGCCGCAAGCCGTGAAAAGCGTGCTGCCGGCCATCGGCAACGAATTTATAACCATTATTAAAGAATCATCAATCGTATCGTTTATCGGTGTTACTGATTTGATGTACCAGGCACGGGCTGTAACTAGCATTACGTATGAATCGCTCAAGCCGCTTTTGATCATCGCTGCCATTTATTTTGTGATGACCTTTACGCTTTCCAAGCTGCTCGGCCTGTTCGAAAGGAGGTTAAATACGGATGATCACCGTTAA
- a CDS encoding transporter substrate-binding domain-containing protein, with protein sequence MKKWGVLTVCLILAGSLLAGCGGKNADQASVSDNGGSKTEKTVVLGTSADFPPYEFHKMLDGKDQIVGFDIEIAKQIAADMGAKLEVKDMDFDALLSELSSGRVDFVISGMTPDENRKKEVDFSNNYYKAQQAVVVREADKDKYKTMKSLEGVSFGIQTGSIQEDIAKSIPGAKITGLGKINDIIMQLNSNRVDASIMEKPVAEAFLKNVKGLAIADVVPEYKEDGYAIGIKKGNTELVEQINKTLDRLKAENKIDKFVSEASELVAK encoded by the coding sequence ATGAAAAAATGGGGAGTTTTAACGGTTTGCCTGATACTGGCCGGTAGTCTGCTGGCAGGCTGCGGTGGTAAAAATGCGGATCAGGCATCTGTTTCAGATAATGGCGGCAGCAAAACGGAAAAAACGGTTGTGCTTGGAACAAGCGCGGATTTTCCGCCATACGAATTTCACAAAATGCTTGATGGGAAAGACCAAATCGTCGGCTTCGATATCGAGATTGCCAAGCAGATCGCTGCAGATATGGGAGCCAAGCTGGAAGTCAAGGATATGGACTTTGATGCACTGCTTAGTGAATTGTCCAGCGGCCGCGTCGATTTTGTCATCTCAGGTATGACGCCGGATGAAAACCGGAAGAAAGAAGTGGATTTCTCGAATAATTATTACAAAGCCCAGCAAGCGGTTGTAGTACGGGAAGCCGATAAAGACAAATATAAGACGATGAAGTCGCTTGAAGGGGTATCTTTCGGTATCCAAACCGGATCCATTCAGGAAGATATCGCCAAAAGCATTCCAGGCGCGAAAATTACCGGCCTCGGAAAAATCAACGACATTATTATGCAGTTGAATTCAAACCGCGTCGATGCATCGATCATGGAAAAACCGGTAGCGGAAGCCTTCCTTAAAAATGTGAAGGGACTTGCGATTGCGGACGTTGTGCCGGAATATAAAGAAGACGGCTATGCGATTGGAATCAAAAAAGGCAATACGGAGCTTGTGGAGCAAATCAACAAAACGCTGGACCGCCTGAAAGCAGAAAATAAAATTGACAAGTTTGTTTCCGAAGCCAGCGAGCTTGTGGCCAAATAA